GCCTTGAAGGAGCTCGGCATCCAACAGGCCGAGGTCGACGACTACGTCCGCAAGGTCCGCGAGTTCGGCAGCGCGGATTTCTTTTGAGTCATGGTTCGCGGAAAAAAGATGTGTTATGAATAGCGTGTCGAAAGAAGAGGAGGCGATCATGAGCGCAAGAGCTGCAGACATCATGAGCAGGGAAATCGAGATGGTCCCCGAGGACATGACGGTCTCGGATCTGGCGACGTTCCTCACCGACAAGGAGATCTCGGGCGCGCCCGTCGTGGACAAGGCCGGCCAGTTGGTCGGCGTCGTTTCGACCACCGACATCGTCCGCTGCGAGGCGGACAGGACCGGATCCGAAGGAACGTCCGAACCCCCGGCCTTCTTTCTCACGAGCCAGTGGCGGGGAATGAATCGCGAGGACTACGGGGGACTCACGATCCGCGATGAAGGGCTCCTGGTCCGGAACATCATGACGCCGACCGTCTTCACGGTGACCTTGGAGACCCCCATCCAGCAGATCGCCCGCACGATGGTGGCCGGACGCATCCATCGCCTGCTGGTCACCGAAAAGGAAAAGGTGGTCGGGATCATCACCAGCCTGGATCTGCTGAAGCTGCTCTGCGAGTGACGATCCGGGCGATGTCCCGGTTCAAAGCTCCAGAATCAATTCTCTCGCCTGCACCGCGACGAGGACGTGGTTCAATCCGGACGCGCAGTCAATCGTCCAAAACGTTTCCGCCGCGGCCAGGATCATGCGCACCGCGATCTTGTCTTCGATCTCGCCGAAGGCCCTGGACTCGGGGACCGGAAGGGCCAGGGATCTCATGCCGCGGCCCCCTGCCTCGCGGAAAAGATCGATCAACCCCCGGCTGACGGCCGCCATCTGCGCCTTCAGCCCGGATCCTGTCAGGCAAGGCAGTGTGAGGAGTTTCGCGCGGTCCATCCCGGCCAGCCCCGCCTCCCGCGGGCAGGCGACCGCGTAACCGTCCGCGGGGACCCGCGAAAGCTCGCCCAGAACGACGGCGGCGGCCTGCCGGGCGTCCCGGGGCCCGCCGATGACGGTGGACCGGGCGAACCCGGCGGAGACCAGGGCGGCCTGAAGATTGACCAAGGCGAGGGGGGAGGACATGCCGGTCCCATCGTCCGTTTTCCGCGAGAGTTGCTAGGGGACGGTCACAGCGACTATCTTGGAAAAAGCATTTGCGGCGGCGGCCGTCTTGGCGGGGCAGGAGGGATCACTTTGACAGGAGCCGTCGCTTTGATCGTCATTTCTTCGTCTTCCTCGATCTTCTTACTCGCCTCTCCTTGAATCGGAGGCAAGGTCGACCCCGCTTCGGATGTCCCGAAACCGTGGCAAAGGTTGGAGTCTCCCGTTGAATCCGACAACTCCCAGCTATCACACCGGTAGGTCACCGTCCCTGGCTCTGCATCAACGGTACACCTGACGCATTGATAAGTGCATGTCGCCCTCGGAGGGTTACCGATGACCACTGTTTCTTTCGCAATCT
This bacterium DNA region includes the following protein-coding sequences:
- a CDS encoding CBS domain-containing protein — encoded protein: MSARAADIMSREIEMVPEDMTVSDLATFLTDKEISGAPVVDKAGQLVGVVSTTDIVRCEADRTGSEGTSEPPAFFLTSQWRGMNREDYGGLTIRDEGLLVRNIMTPTVFTVTLETPIQQIARTMVAGRIHRLLVTEKEKVVGIITSLDLLKLLCE